The following proteins are encoded in a genomic region of Nocardioides renjunii:
- a CDS encoding maltokinase N-terminal cap-like domain-containing protein: MNDALQDWIAEARWFGGKGRDWSLTGTRRVGELPDAPEGLRVAIELAEVTYSSPPSDDAAGDDAGSAGDTELYQLPLAYYSEPQERLEHAQVGEWDDADFGHVHVYDALHDKQAMALWLRAFAAPPTSTARGVLDFHSLPGHDLDLEAHSTLFSGEQSNSSVAFGEDALMKVFRKVTPGVNPDIAIHQVLTEAGSTHVASLYGWLDLVDEETNTTIQLAMLQQFLRTASDGWDLALASVRNLFAEADLHADEVGGDFAGEAARLGTALAEVHADLAQHFPVEHRDAAAVSDLAAAMEGRLDAALDVVPDLAPFATGLRETFGRLRELDAIEVQQVHGDLHLGQTLRTARGWKIVDFEGEPAKPLAERLRPDSVWRDVAGMIRSFDYAPRVVALTGGGLEPGAEADQRDYRAAEWSARNRAAFLDAYTAERGEELGAAASTLLDAYLADKVVYEAVYEARNRPGWISIPLAALGEAK, encoded by the coding sequence ATGAACGACGCACTGCAGGACTGGATCGCCGAGGCCCGCTGGTTCGGCGGCAAGGGACGCGACTGGTCGCTGACCGGCACGCGCCGCGTGGGTGAGCTGCCCGACGCCCCCGAGGGGCTGCGGGTCGCCATCGAGCTGGCCGAGGTGACGTACTCCTCGCCCCCGTCGGACGACGCGGCGGGCGACGACGCCGGGTCCGCCGGGGACACCGAGCTCTACCAGCTGCCGCTGGCCTACTACTCCGAGCCGCAGGAGCGGCTCGAGCACGCGCAGGTCGGCGAGTGGGACGACGCGGACTTCGGCCACGTCCACGTCTACGACGCGCTGCACGACAAGCAGGCCATGGCGCTGTGGCTGCGCGCCTTCGCCGCTCCCCCGACGAGCACGGCCCGCGGCGTGCTCGACTTCCACAGCCTGCCCGGGCACGACCTCGACCTCGAGGCCCACTCGACGCTCTTCTCCGGCGAGCAGTCCAACTCCTCGGTGGCGTTCGGCGAGGACGCGCTGATGAAGGTGTTCCGCAAGGTCACGCCCGGCGTCAACCCCGACATCGCGATCCACCAGGTCCTCACCGAGGCCGGCTCCACCCACGTCGCCTCCCTCTACGGCTGGTTGGACCTCGTCGACGAGGAGACCAACACCACCATCCAGCTCGCGATGCTGCAGCAGTTCCTGCGCACGGCGAGCGACGGCTGGGACCTCGCCCTCGCCAGCGTCCGCAACCTGTTCGCCGAGGCCGACCTGCACGCCGACGAGGTCGGCGGCGACTTCGCCGGTGAGGCGGCCCGCCTGGGCACGGCACTCGCGGAGGTGCACGCCGACCTCGCGCAGCACTTCCCGGTCGAGCACCGCGACGCCGCGGCGGTCAGTGACCTGGCCGCGGCGATGGAGGGTCGCCTCGACGCCGCGCTCGACGTCGTACCCGACCTCGCGCCCTTCGCGACCGGGCTGCGCGAGACCTTCGGCCGCCTCCGCGAGCTCGACGCCATCGAGGTCCAGCAGGTCCACGGCGACCTGCACCTCGGCCAGACGCTGCGCACCGCGCGCGGCTGGAAGATCGTCGACTTCGAGGGCGAGCCCGCCAAGCCGCTCGCCGAGCGGCTCAGGCCCGACTCGGTGTGGCGCGACGTCGCCGGGATGATCCGGTCCTTCGACTACGCCCCGCGCGTGGTGGCCCTCACCGGCGGCGGGCTCGAGCCCGGCGCCGAGGCCGACCAGCGCGACTACCGGGCAGCGGAGTGGTCGGCACGCAACCGTGCCGCCTTCCTCGACGCCTACACCGCGGAGCGCGGCGAGGAGCTGGGCGCTGCGGCGTCGACGCTCCTCGACGCCTACCTCGCCGACAAGGTCGTCTACGAGGCCGTCTACGAAGCACGCAACCGACCGGGATGGATCTCCATCCCGCTGGCAGCGCTGGGAGAAGCCAAGTGA